Proteins from a genomic interval of Toxotes jaculatrix isolate fToxJac2 chromosome 5, fToxJac2.pri, whole genome shotgun sequence:
- the LOC121182253 gene encoding glucoside xylosyltransferase 1-like isoform X1: MRCYLHAFLLCMVFTFCSLLYVFSQLASTLEDRDEWNLKEHGIPDRSSHDTGHHLRKRPGLAGLGDREEGLDRCKSLSVSYWNPYWRLPADVCGVNCFLESALRERSNSRVKEHSDERSHLAVVACGPRLEETLTMLKSAVLFSKKPLQFYIFAEDDLHDRFRRALDSWPRTVQTKFKLTIYPITFPKENAKEWKKLFKPCASQRLFLPLILKEVDSLLYVDTDILFLQPVEDIWSLLSQFSSSHLAAMAPEHEEPRIGWYNRFARHPYYGKTGINSGVMLMNMTRLREKFFKNDMTAVALRWEEILMPLLQKYKLNITWGDQDLLNIIFHHNPESLYVFPCQWNYRPDHCIYGSNCQQAEREGVFILHGNRGVYHDDKQPAFRAVYEAIQKYPFGENMEASLLQPLEASLQNTTHTYCGRTSHLFTKRLKQSIMSVQQDITQKR; this comes from the exons ATGCGATGCTATCTTCACGCATTTCTCCTGTGCATGGTCTTTACCTTCTGCTCACTATTGTATGTTTTCAGTCAACTCGCCTCCACCTTGGAGGACAGAGACGAGTGGAATCTGAAAGAACACGGGATACCCGACAGGAGTAGTCATGACACCGGGCACCATCTCAGGAAAAGACCAGGACTGGCAGGCCTCGGAGACCGTGAAGAAGGGCTTGACAG GTGTAAATCACTGTCAGTTTCTTACTGGAATCCATATTGGAGACTGCCTGCTGATGTTTGTGGAGTGAACTGCTTTTTGGAATCTGCTCTTAG AGAGAGGTCAAACTCTAGAGTCAAGGAACATAGTGATGAGAGGAGTCACCTGGCTGTGGTGGCCTGTGGCCCCAGGCTGGAGGAGACTCTCACCATGTTGAAGTCTGCTGTTCTCTTCAGCAAAAAGCCTCTGCAGTTTTACATCTTTGCTGAGGATGATCTACATGACAGGTTCAGACGTGCT CTTGACTCCTGGCCAAGAACAGTTCAGACCAAGTTTAAGCTCACCATCTATCCCATCACATTTCCCAAGGAGAATGCAAAGGAGTGGAAAAAGCTCTTCAAACCTTGTGCTTCTCAGAGGCTCTTCCTACCA CTGATCCTGAAGGAGGTGGATTCTTTGCTCTATGTGGACACAGATATCCTTTTCCTGCAGCCAGTAGAGGACATTTGGTCTCTGCtttctcagttcagttcaagcCACCTAGCTGCCATGGCTCCAGAGCATGAGGAGCCACGCATCGGCTGGTACAACCGTTTCGCCCGTCACCCTTATTATGGCAAGACAGGCATCAACTCAGGTGTCATGCTCATGAACATGACTCGCCTCAGGGAGAAATTTTTTAAG AATGACATGACAGCAGTTGCACTGCGGTGGGAGGAAATCCTGATGCCTCTTCTCCAGAAGTATAAACTCAATATCACCTGGGGTGACCAGGACCTTCTTAATATCATATTTCACCATAACCCAG AAAGCCTATATGTGTTCCCCTGCCAGTGGAACTACCGTCCAGACCACTGCATCTATGGCAGCAACTGTCAACAGGCTGAGAGAGAAGGTGTCTTCATTCTCCATGGTAACAGGGGAGTTTATCATGATGACAAGCAGCCAGCGTTTCGAGCTGTCTACGAAGCCATCCAAAAG tACCCGTTTGGGGAGAACATGGAGGCCTCACTGCTTCAGCCGCTAGAAGCATCGCTACAGAACACCACACATACCTACTGTGGAAGAACCAGCCACCTGTTTACCAAGAGGTTAAAACAGAGTATCATGTCTGTTCAACAGGACATCACACAAAAAAGATAA
- the LOC121182253 gene encoding glucoside xylosyltransferase 1-like isoform X2, with protein MRCYLHAFLLCMVFTFCSLLYVFSQLASTLEDRDEWNLKEHGIPDRSSHDTGHHLRKRPGLAGLGDREEGLDRCKSLSVSYWNPYWRLPADVCGVNCFLESALRERSNSRVKEHSDERSHLAVVACGPRLEETLTMLKSAVLFSKKPLQFYIFAEDDLHDRFRRAENAKEWKKLFKPCASQRLFLPLILKEVDSLLYVDTDILFLQPVEDIWSLLSQFSSSHLAAMAPEHEEPRIGWYNRFARHPYYGKTGINSGVMLMNMTRLREKFFKNDMTAVALRWEEILMPLLQKYKLNITWGDQDLLNIIFHHNPESLYVFPCQWNYRPDHCIYGSNCQQAEREGVFILHGNRGVYHDDKQPAFRAVYEAIQKYPFGENMEASLLQPLEASLQNTTHTYCGRTSHLFTKRLKQSIMSVQQDITQKR; from the exons ATGCGATGCTATCTTCACGCATTTCTCCTGTGCATGGTCTTTACCTTCTGCTCACTATTGTATGTTTTCAGTCAACTCGCCTCCACCTTGGAGGACAGAGACGAGTGGAATCTGAAAGAACACGGGATACCCGACAGGAGTAGTCATGACACCGGGCACCATCTCAGGAAAAGACCAGGACTGGCAGGCCTCGGAGACCGTGAAGAAGGGCTTGACAG GTGTAAATCACTGTCAGTTTCTTACTGGAATCCATATTGGAGACTGCCTGCTGATGTTTGTGGAGTGAACTGCTTTTTGGAATCTGCTCTTAG AGAGAGGTCAAACTCTAGAGTCAAGGAACATAGTGATGAGAGGAGTCACCTGGCTGTGGTGGCCTGTGGCCCCAGGCTGGAGGAGACTCTCACCATGTTGAAGTCTGCTGTTCTCTTCAGCAAAAAGCCTCTGCAGTTTTACATCTTTGCTGAGGATGATCTACATGACAGGTTCAGACGTGCT GAGAATGCAAAGGAGTGGAAAAAGCTCTTCAAACCTTGTGCTTCTCAGAGGCTCTTCCTACCA CTGATCCTGAAGGAGGTGGATTCTTTGCTCTATGTGGACACAGATATCCTTTTCCTGCAGCCAGTAGAGGACATTTGGTCTCTGCtttctcagttcagttcaagcCACCTAGCTGCCATGGCTCCAGAGCATGAGGAGCCACGCATCGGCTGGTACAACCGTTTCGCCCGTCACCCTTATTATGGCAAGACAGGCATCAACTCAGGTGTCATGCTCATGAACATGACTCGCCTCAGGGAGAAATTTTTTAAG AATGACATGACAGCAGTTGCACTGCGGTGGGAGGAAATCCTGATGCCTCTTCTCCAGAAGTATAAACTCAATATCACCTGGGGTGACCAGGACCTTCTTAATATCATATTTCACCATAACCCAG AAAGCCTATATGTGTTCCCCTGCCAGTGGAACTACCGTCCAGACCACTGCATCTATGGCAGCAACTGTCAACAGGCTGAGAGAGAAGGTGTCTTCATTCTCCATGGTAACAGGGGAGTTTATCATGATGACAAGCAGCCAGCGTTTCGAGCTGTCTACGAAGCCATCCAAAAG tACCCGTTTGGGGAGAACATGGAGGCCTCACTGCTTCAGCCGCTAGAAGCATCGCTACAGAACACCACACATACCTACTGTGGAAGAACCAGCCACCTGTTTACCAAGAGGTTAAAACAGAGTATCATGTCTGTTCAACAGGACATCACACAAAAAAGATAA
- the LOC121182253 gene encoding glucoside xylosyltransferase 1-like isoform X3: MRCYLHAFLLCMVFTFCSLLYVFSQLASTLEDRDEWNLKEHGIPDRSSHDTGHHLRKRPGLAGLGDREEGLDRERSNSRVKEHSDERSHLAVVACGPRLEETLTMLKSAVLFSKKPLQFYIFAEDDLHDRFRRALDSWPRTVQTKFKLTIYPITFPKENAKEWKKLFKPCASQRLFLPLILKEVDSLLYVDTDILFLQPVEDIWSLLSQFSSSHLAAMAPEHEEPRIGWYNRFARHPYYGKTGINSGVMLMNMTRLREKFFKNDMTAVALRWEEILMPLLQKYKLNITWGDQDLLNIIFHHNPESLYVFPCQWNYRPDHCIYGSNCQQAEREGVFILHGNRGVYHDDKQPAFRAVYEAIQKYPFGENMEASLLQPLEASLQNTTHTYCGRTSHLFTKRLKQSIMSVQQDITQKR, encoded by the exons ATGCGATGCTATCTTCACGCATTTCTCCTGTGCATGGTCTTTACCTTCTGCTCACTATTGTATGTTTTCAGTCAACTCGCCTCCACCTTGGAGGACAGAGACGAGTGGAATCTGAAAGAACACGGGATACCCGACAGGAGTAGTCATGACACCGGGCACCATCTCAGGAAAAGACCAGGACTGGCAGGCCTCGGAGACCGTGAAGAAGGGCTTGACAG AGAGAGGTCAAACTCTAGAGTCAAGGAACATAGTGATGAGAGGAGTCACCTGGCTGTGGTGGCCTGTGGCCCCAGGCTGGAGGAGACTCTCACCATGTTGAAGTCTGCTGTTCTCTTCAGCAAAAAGCCTCTGCAGTTTTACATCTTTGCTGAGGATGATCTACATGACAGGTTCAGACGTGCT CTTGACTCCTGGCCAAGAACAGTTCAGACCAAGTTTAAGCTCACCATCTATCCCATCACATTTCCCAAGGAGAATGCAAAGGAGTGGAAAAAGCTCTTCAAACCTTGTGCTTCTCAGAGGCTCTTCCTACCA CTGATCCTGAAGGAGGTGGATTCTTTGCTCTATGTGGACACAGATATCCTTTTCCTGCAGCCAGTAGAGGACATTTGGTCTCTGCtttctcagttcagttcaagcCACCTAGCTGCCATGGCTCCAGAGCATGAGGAGCCACGCATCGGCTGGTACAACCGTTTCGCCCGTCACCCTTATTATGGCAAGACAGGCATCAACTCAGGTGTCATGCTCATGAACATGACTCGCCTCAGGGAGAAATTTTTTAAG AATGACATGACAGCAGTTGCACTGCGGTGGGAGGAAATCCTGATGCCTCTTCTCCAGAAGTATAAACTCAATATCACCTGGGGTGACCAGGACCTTCTTAATATCATATTTCACCATAACCCAG AAAGCCTATATGTGTTCCCCTGCCAGTGGAACTACCGTCCAGACCACTGCATCTATGGCAGCAACTGTCAACAGGCTGAGAGAGAAGGTGTCTTCATTCTCCATGGTAACAGGGGAGTTTATCATGATGACAAGCAGCCAGCGTTTCGAGCTGTCTACGAAGCCATCCAAAAG tACCCGTTTGGGGAGAACATGGAGGCCTCACTGCTTCAGCCGCTAGAAGCATCGCTACAGAACACCACACATACCTACTGTGGAAGAACCAGCCACCTGTTTACCAAGAGGTTAAAACAGAGTATCATGTCTGTTCAACAGGACATCACACAAAAAAGATAA